Proteins encoded within one genomic window of Scomber japonicus isolate fScoJap1 chromosome 16, fScoJap1.pri, whole genome shotgun sequence:
- the mocs1 gene encoding molybdenum cofactor biosynthesis protein 1 isoform X1 — protein MAANVNMSCRLLARHGNVTHYSKVLSQCVHVNIHRLYSGATHKENELALGDSTSAAPNFASSPKSRLTQERLRDHSLPFSAFLTDSFGRRHNYLRISLTEKCNLRCQYCMPEEGVKLTPRSQLLSTTEVLTLARLFVQEGVDKIRLTGGEPLIRPDVLDIIAELRKLEGLKTIAVTTNGMNLARNLPKLKDAGLDLINISLDSLVPAKFEFIVRRKGFHKVMEGIDKAIEMGYNPVKVNCVVMRGLNEDELLDFVALTEKKPLEVRFIEYMPFDGNKWNFKKMVSYQEMLDGIRQQWPRLEMVQTGHTDTAKIYKVPGFKGQVGFITSMSDHFCGSCNRLRITADGNLKVCLFGNSEVSLRDILRSGASDEELLQIIGAAVGRKKKQHAGMFSISQMKNRPMILIGTTCQRPLSSPPKSQDSQKAFPIVSQLTNDAFLSPTTAPLMCHSGNRRVLNREGVLCLPDCTASTQAAPVCCYRTLMNRVTHLQSHIKKEKPNEMDNLNNVASRHASEFGSSLTSPSCHTKTLRYRTEDCLRYAQTRGPNALKSHFLRTPATLNFCTLLMNAKMNLKHHNVRHCHNQTSSDDPSVKLRQSARAQTKSGSSAAILHPDDTSEAQLTHTDAQGRATMVDVGGKLPTRRAAKARATVILGPTAFRLLRDNQLAKGDALTVAQLAGIMASKQTSTLIPLCHPLPLDNSSVTFDLDELQNAAVVTATCHTTGRTGVEMEALTAVSVAALTLYDMCKAVSHDIIITDIKLVSKTGGKRDFHRQP, from the exons GAGAGGCTCAGAGACCACAGCTTACCCTTTTCAGCATTCTTGACTGACAGCTTCGGCCGGAGACACAACTACCTGCGCATCTCCCTGACTGAGAAATGCAACCTGCGCT GTCAGTACTGCATGCCAGAGGAGGGGGTGAAGCTGACACCACGGAGCCAGCTGCTGTCCACCACGGAGGTACTGACCCTGGCCCGCCTCTTCGTCCAGGAGGGGGTGGACAAAATCCGCCTGACTGGAGGAGAGCCCCTCATCAGACCCGATGTGCTGGATATCATTG CAGAGTTGAGGAAGTTGGAGGGTCTGAAAACCATTGCGGTAACGACCAATGGCATGAACCTGGCCAGAAATCTGCCTAAGCTGAAAGATGCTGGCCTCGATCTGATTAACATCAGCTTGGATTCACTGGTCCCTGCCAAGTTTGAGTTCATTGTTAGGCGGAAAG GGTTCCACAAGGTCATGGAGGGCATTGATAAGGCCATCGAAATGGGCTATAACCCTGTCAAG GTCAACTGTGTGGTCATGCGAGGCCTCAATGAAGATGAGCTGTTGGATTTTGTGGCGCTGACAGAGAAGAAGCCTCTGGAGGTGCGCTTCATTGAGTACATGCCCTTTGATG gcAACAAGTGGAACTTCAAAAAGATGGTGAGCTACCAGGAGATGCTGGATGGCATCAGACAGCAGTGGCCCCGCTTAGAAATGGTTCAGActggacacacagacacagccaAG ATATACAAAGTGCCAGGCTTTAAAGGTCAGGTGGGcttcatcacctccatgtcTGACCATTTCTGCGGCTCCTGCAACCGCTTACGCATCACTGCGGACGGCAACCTCAAG GTGTGTTTGTTCGGGAACTCTGAGGTGTCTCTCAGGGACATCTTGCGCTCTGGGGCGTCAGATGAAGAGCTACTGCAAATCATTGGGGCAGCTGTGGgcaggaagaagaaacaacatgCAG gCATGTTCAGCATCTCCCAAATGAAGAACAGACCTATGATCCTCATTG GAACCACATGCCAAAGGCCTTTGTCCTCTCCTCCAAAGTCACAAGATAGTCAGAAGGCTTTCCCTATTGTTTCCCAGCTTACAAACGATGCATTTCTCTCTCCGACAACAGCTCCTCTGATGTGCCATTCAGGCAACAGGAGAGTCCTAAACAGAGAGGGTGTTTTGTGCCTTCCAGACTGCACTGCTTCAACACAGGCGGCCCCCGTTTGCTGCTATAGAACCTTAATGAACAGGGTTACCCATCTTCAGTCACATatcaagaaagaaaaacctAACGAGATGGATAACCTCAACAATGTAGCCTCCCGTCATGCTTCTGAGTTTGGTAGTAGTCTAACTTCCCCCAGCTGTCACACTAAGACTCTCCGTTATAGGACAGAAGATTGTCTCAGGTACGCACAAACCAGGGGTCCAAATGCTCTGAAGAGCCACTTCCTACGGACCCCAGCAACACTCAACTTTTGCACACTACTAATGAATGCCAAAATGAATCTTAAACATCACAATGTTAGACATTGTCACAATCAGACTTCCAGCGATGACCCCAGTGTCAAACTCAGACAATCTGCTAGAGCTCAGACCAAGTCAGGTTCAAGTGCCGCCATCCTTCACCCAGATGACACCTCCGAAGCCCAGCTGACGCACACGGACGCCCAAGGCCGAGCCACCATGGTAGACGTCGGCGGGAAACTTCCCACGCGCCGAGCAGCCAAAGCCCGCGCCACCGTCATCTTGGGCCCCACCGCCTTCCGGCTGCTTCGGGATAACCAGCTGGCGAAAGGCGACGCCTTGACCGTGGCGCAGTTGGCCGgcatcatggcttccaagcagaCCTCAACCCTAATCCCGCTCTGCCACCCGCTCCCTTTAGACAACTCTTCCGTCACCTTTGACCTGGACGAGCTGCAGAACGCAGCAGTGGTTACAGCGACATGTCACACTACAGGCAGGACAGGGGTTGAGATGGAAGCTTTGACAGCCGTTTCTGTAGCAGCGCTGACTCTCTATGACATGTGCAAGGCTGTAAGCCACGACATCATTATTACAGACATAAAGCTGGTAAGTAAGACCGGCGGGAAGAGGGACTTTCATCGTCAACCCTGA
- the LOC128374979 gene encoding cilia- and flagella-associated protein 100-like: MSELQPVEQKTTEAEENQLNEPDSNIVSQEIIKKEGPQNEVSLIIKRSQIVALNKENLAKAQHVKVYEQLIEKENQCFDEFLGRSRKKSVEAKRRFEEECKRKREMNAAIEKLNDEIWVVSSECTRTHDTLNKYERYKNLLFKLSPEEWQEDEVLSDAADEQNKESQSAGGQGLEFEESSPGSTREPQMSSAHSDTVAHSVVSSPVPQENLHLFFSDTQQLLDLVMDLTDQNLSLIQNSTRGDETREELLQTIETTRVKMKEDEEKLTLQITDMKERIDTEKERSAKLELKVQLHVSLKAEDKDVMLDDLGDKVTEVHCRVLDSRMSSLSTLEKLSSIEYRMSVLLQNIESIPEESLEAFRQLKDSERRTRQQEEKLRLEKEKQRERMKKCMERSMGDAKKIRGRKLLPRCIPVEQKIKVSVEDNVPAEDELHTYLFTTDNTQ, encoded by the exons ATGTCAGAACTTCAGCCAG TAGAGCAGAAAACCACGGAGGCAGAAGAAAACCAGTTAAATGAACCCGACAGTAACATCGTGTCACAAGagattataaaaaaagaagggcCCCAAAATGAG GTATCTCTGATCATAAAGAGGTCGCAGATTGTAGCGTTGAACAAGGAGAATTTAGCAAAAGCACAACATGTGAAAGTGTACGAACAGCTCATTGAGAAGGAGAACCAGTGCTTTGATGAGTTCCTCGGGAGGAGTAGGAAGAAATCTGTGGAGGCAAAAAGGCG ttttgaagAAGAGTGCAAGCGCAAACGGGAGATGAATGCTGCCATTGAGAagttaaatgatgaaatatggGTAGTAAGCAG TGAATGCACCAGGACTCATGACACACTGAATAAATATGAGAGGTACAAGAACCTTCTGTTCAAGCTGTCTCCTGAGGAGTGGCAGGAGGATGAAGTCCTGTCTGATGCTGCCGATGAGCAGAACAAGGAGTCACAGTCAGCAGGTGGGCAGG GTTTGGAGTTTGAAGAGTCCAGTCCAGGTTCCACCAGAGAGCCCCAGATGTCATCagcacacagtgacacagt TGCTCACAGCGTGGTGTCATCTCCGGTCCCGCAGGAGAATCTGCACCTGTTCTTCTCTGATACGCAGCAGCTTCTAGATCTGGTGATGGATCTGACAGACCAGAACCTGTCCCTCATTCAGAACTCCACCAGAGGGGATGAGACACGGGAGGAGCTCCTGCAGACCATTGAGACCACCAGAGTGAAAAT gaaagaggatgaagagaagcTAACTTTACAGATCACTGATATGAAGGAGAGAATTGACACTGAGAAGGAGAGATCTGCCAAACTGGAACTGAAGGTTCAGCTCCATGTCTCATTAAAAGCTGAGGACAAG GATGTTATGTTGGATGATCTGGGTGATAAAGTGACAGAAGTGCATTGTCGCGTTTTGGATAGCCGGATGAGCAGCCTCAGCACGTTGGAGAAGCTGTCCAGCATTGAGTACCGTATGTCTGTTCTGCTGCAGAACATTGAGAGCATTCCTGAAGAAAGCTTGGAGGCTTTTAGGCAGCTCAAGGACAGCGAGAGGAGGACCAG GCAGCAAGAAGAAAAGCTGAGGTTGGAGAAGGAGAAACAGAGGGAACGGATGAAGAAGTGCATGGAAAGATCCATGGGTGACGCCAAGAAAATA agaggaagaaagctCCTGCCCAGATGCATCCCTGTTGAGCAGAAGATCAAAGTCAGCGTTGAGGACAATGTCCCTGCCGAGGACGAGCTCCACACTTACCTCTTCACCACTGACAACACACAGTAA